Genomic segment of Penaeus vannamei isolate JL-2024 chromosome 36, ASM4276789v1, whole genome shotgun sequence:
aacccccaacccagcgccaaaaaatcccccaaacccccaacccagcgccaaaaaatcccccaaacccccaacccagcgcctcccccaaaccccaacccagcgcaaaaaaaatcccccaaacccccacccagcccccaaaactcccccaaacccccaacccagcCCCCCCAAAATCCTCCAAACCCCCAACCCAGCgccaaaaaatcccccaaacccccaacccagcgccaaaaaatcccccaaacccccaacccagcgccaaaaaatcccccaaacccccaacccagcgccaaaaaatcccccaaacccccaacccagcgccaaaaatcccccaaacccccaacccagcgccaaaaaatcccccaaacccccaacccagcgccaaaaatcccccaaacccccaacccagcgccaaaaaatcccccaaacccccaacccagcgccaaaaaatcccccaaacccccaacccagcgccaaaaaatcccccaaacccccaacccagcCCCAAAACCCCAACCCAGCgccaaaaaatcccccaaacccccaacccagcgccaaaaaaaatcccccaaacccccaacccagccccaagaaaccccccccaaacccccaacccagcGCCCAAGAAactcccccaaaacccccaacccTAGCGCCCAAAaaaactcccccaaacccccaaccctaGCACCCAaaaactcccccaaaccccccaacccagccccaaaaacccccccaaacccccaaccccagccccaagaaaccccccccaaacccccaacccagcGCCCAAGaaactcccccaaacccccaaccctaGCGCCCAAAaaaactcccccaaacccccaaccctacacccaaaaactcccccaaacccccaacccagccccaaaacccccccaaacccccaacccagcGCCCAAGaaactcccccaaaccccccaccctAGCGCCCAAAAAAactcccccaaaccccaaccctaGCACCCAaaaactcccccaaacccccaacccagcCCCAAAACTCCCCAAgaaactcccccaaccccccaacccagcgcccaaaaaaatcccccaaacccccaccctacacccaaacactcccccaaacccccaacccagcgcccaaaaaaatcccccaaacccccaactcAGCGCCAAAAAACTCCAGCAACAACCACCAAATGTCTAGAGCAACGAGTCTTCGCCTaatgaaagccccccccccccctcgccaggtCACTCGCAGCACGTGACCTTATCGCAGCCGAGGAAGGTCACTCCAACCTTATCAGTCAGTGACCTTTGCGATAATCCTGAGGACGCCTGGTCGCCCTGAGGTCATTGCCACCTcacaattctctctccttctaagtGTACGTCTGTATTTATAAGTAACATAAGTAGGAAATCCAAATATAAGAAATCATTAtaagtagaaagagggaaaaagtgtTTCTGTGATTCGTATTGATCAATTTCTTGTTCgaaataaaatgagaatgaaagttcCCACAAACGTGAAATAAGaggtatataaatgtttaaatatcaaatatatataatttctttgtctcttcaggaaaaaaaaactatcaatagaagaataaataagaCGATAACGATGAGAAATAATGACCTTGATAGTTTCCATAATACTAATGcaataaatcaacaacaataagaatgttttggtgataataataataataataataataataataacaataataataataataatatcaatgatggtaaacagattatcaattattacttaggaatgttttttttctaaggcAGGGATATAAAATATTCCAATCTACAAATCcacttttatttataaataaaaatgtacaaaTAAACTCATATTAGCAACAGTATACATGAGCTAACAATTTGACAAATATTTAATCTGACAGAGAACACTTTAGCTGAGAagttcttagagagagagagagagagagagagagagagagagagagagagagagagagagagagagagagagagagagagagagagagagagagagtgtatgtgtatgtgtgtgtgtgtgtgtgtgtgtgcgtgtgtgtgtgcgtgtgtgtgagacagagagagagagagagagagagagagagagagagagagagagagagagagagagagagagagagagagagagagagagagagagagagaaatagagagattacATCGTTTAATCTAAAAATGAACAAACATCCTCTTattccaagaaaaaaacacacattcctCGTGTCCATCAAGAACCGAATCCCAAATCCTTCCTCATCCATTCAGGAACATCCACACGAATTGTTTTCATCATACTTCCGACCTTAAGTGCTATTTGCCTGGCCCACTGAATCCCGTGGTTCAACCATGACTAGAAAGATCAGTATTCAGATAATTACAATCTACAAGATCGATAAATCAGATAGACCTGATGCTGGGAACTACAAGTCGTATAATAACATCAGGTAAACAGAACTACAACAATAAGCGCGTATGCCATTTCACATGAGCAAAGACAACAGCGCGCCTCGCACCTGAGAACTTCAACAGACTCCTCCCTCCTGCGCTCAGCCTTCCTCCAGCCGCGCCTCACGTCACCAACGGACGGATCTCCGAGGACACGGACACCTCCAAGGACGAGCTGCCCGAGCTGCTGAAGCCGCTCTCGTCGCCGGGCCGGGCGCCGAGGAGGAGGGTCTTCTCGGCGTCGCGCTGCGCCAGGCTCTCGTGGGTCTTGGCGAAGATGGAGGGCGCGGGCGGCCGGCGGACGGTCATGTGGACGGCGAACGACACGGCCACGACCAGGTGGAGCACGACCACGAACACGGTGGCCCACGCGAAGCCGCACCAGTCGAAGAGGACGCCCGCGACGGAGGGGCCGATGAAGGCCCCCAGGGCGAAGGTCGACGTCCACAGCCCCGCGACGAGGCCGTAGGTGCTGATGTCGTCAGGGAAGCCGTTGGCCACGGCGTCCTTGTGCGCGCTGGTGAAGGTGGCCACGAGCTCGGCGCCGAAGCCGGTGCCGTGGAGCACGAGGGCGAAGATGCAGAGCGGCAGCGTGTCCGGGATGGGCAGGAAGGGCGCCGGGCCCAGGACCACGAAGGCGGCCGTGGTCACAAGACCTCCCAGGATCACCACTGCCTTGGGACTGACATACTTGTCGCACAGCCAACCCCACAAGGGCGCGAAGAGGCTGTAGGTGGCGCCGTTGAGCACGAACATGAGTCCCAGCTGGAAGGGCGTGAGGCCCAGCGGCCGCAGGTGGGGCTCCAGCGTGGCCTGGACGAAGCCGATGCTGGCGGAGGTGGCGACGATGGCGTAGGCGACGAGGGCCACGGAGGGTATTCTGACGAGGCTGATCAAACTGCCCTGGGCCTCGTCCTCGCCCTTGGCCTCGGAGTAGTGGCCAGGCAGGATGCAGAAGGTGAGTGAGGCGGCGCCCAGCAGCATGCCGCCAAGAGTCACGAAAGGCAGTGTGTAGCCCCCCAGCTCGAAGAGGGCGCCGCCCAAGGTAGGGCCGACGATCAGTCCCAGACCGAAGCAGGTCTCGAGGGACGCGAAGGTGGCGCCCACGTTCTCGGGGAACTCCTTGGCGATGATGCTGAAGGACGCCGTCAGGAAGCCCGAGTTGCCCATGGCCTCCACGATCCTGATGACGAAGGAGAGGCCGATGAAGGCCGTGGTGTCGTTCACGCGGTCCAGGAACCCGAACATGATGCAGGTGGTGGCCGTGGTGAAGATGCCGGCGTTGAACATGAACTTGGGCCCGATCTTGTTCAGGTACGTGCCGTAGATGGGGCACACGATGAACACCGTCAGCTCGAAGATGCCGAACACGAAGCCGTACTGGGTGGGCGAGGCGCCCTTAGACTCGGCCATCATGGGGTAGAAGGGCGCCTGCAGGGACACGCACACCGCGCTGCAGAAGTCGGCGATGGCGAACACGATCAGAGTGAGCCACTGCCTGCGCGAGTACCTGCCCAGCATTGCGATGACTCTGCTTGCGttgtgcttgagagagagagagagagagagagaggaggcagaggaacagGACAACAGCGCTTCCTCTTATGGACTGAAGGTGACGTGAGACGCCGCCTCCTTTTATGGGCGGCGCTCTCGTGCCCGGCGTGCCTGGCGCCTCGCTCGGGCACCCGGGACGAGGGCCAGTGATCCAGGATGGCTGCGTTGCCTGCGTCTTGCCTCTGATCTTGCAATATTAACACTTAAAACCACAAACAAGTAACCCAACGACTACATGAAGAGACAACAATTGGAATATCGTCGTCACCACCATAACACCATGACTATTATCAGTATGGCAATTAATACTTATATGGCAACCATTATGAACACAATCGCTGATAAAACTTAACGCAACAActtcaatatattttctttaaaattcAAACCACAGAAATatccagaaaaacaacaacaaaacaatctacccaaaacaacaacaaagccagaGGTTACAGGCTGACTTCCGAGTGCCATGACTCCTCTGTAACATGCATACATTATGTAACAGAAGAGTGCCAACTGCTAGGGCGTCGAGTGGTGTTGTTTGGCCTTCACACACTGTCCTCTGTCAAGGTGTTTGATATCGTATTGGCACCATTtgctcatgcacatacacagacacataaacacacacacaaacacgtacaaacaaatacacacaaacgcgtacaaacaaatacacacaaacgcgtacaaacaaatacacacaaacgcgtacaaaacaaatacacacagacacacaaacaaacacacacaaacacgtacaaacaaacaaatacactcgtacatctaaaaaaaagagcatacaaccaaccaaacacacgctcacatatacacatacaaacctacatacaccctcacatacacgcataccaaCATGAATCAACACATCTAGACGCATTTTCCCCCACCATCTCAACCCTTTGAAACcccaaaagaaaacaaaccaaaaaaaaaaacacgaccagactccccctctcccccccacgcccacgcccacgcccgccccttcaagacaaacacaaacaacgacGACCAATCAACCAATCACCTTCGCCTCATCTCCCGGCCAAGACTGAGGTGGTATCGGGTCCCGGATGTCGTGATTGGCCATTCGCGGCGCTCCGATAATCCTCCGAGACGGATGATTGGGGATGATTGGGGAAATTATCTGAGGGTCTTCTCggggtctatctctctctttctgcttctgtttgtctgtcatggAAA
This window contains:
- the LOC113822747 gene encoding MFS-type transporter SLC18B1, producing the protein MLGRYSRRQWLTLIVFAIADFCSAVCVSLQAPFYPMMAESKGASPTQYGFVFGIFELTVFIVCPIYGTYLNKIGPKFMFNAGIFTTATTCIMFGFLDRVNDTTAFIGLSFVIRIVEAMGNSGFLTASFSIIAKEFPENVGATFASLETCFGLGLIVGPTLGGALFELGGYTLPFVTLGGMLLGAASLTFCILPGHYSEAKGEDEAQGSLISLVRIPSVALVAYAIVATSASIGFVQATLEPHLRPLGLTPFQLGLMFVLNGATYSLFAPLWGWLCDKYVSPKAVVILGGLVTTAAFVVLGPAPFLPIPDTLPLCIFALVLHGTGFGAELVATFTSAHKDAVANGFPDDISTYGLVAGLWTSTFALGAFIGPSVAGVLFDWCGFAWATVFVVVLHLVVAVSFAVHMTVRRPPAPSIFAKTHESLAQRDAEKTLLLGARPGDESGFSSSGSSSLEVSVSSEIRPLVT